A stretch of DNA from Gammaproteobacteria bacterium:
AGATAATATGTTTTATCAGGAAGCGGTTGTTGGTGAATTAATCAGGTTTAAAGGCGTTGAAAATGCAAACGCTGTTTTAGAATCTGTATTTGGTGATTTCAAAGTCCATTATTACAACTCAGGAACCGCCGCTCTGGCTTCGGCTGTATTGGCCGCTGTTCGTCGCAAAAAAGAGATTCATACACCAGAAGTTTTAATACCTGCGTATGCATGTCCTGATCTGGTAAGTGCCGTTGTTTATGCGGGAGCACGTCCTGTGCTTGTTGATTTTCGTGAAGATCAACCTCGGATGGCGCTGGAAAAAATAGCTGAAAAAATTACTGTAAATAGTGTCGCAGTGATTGCCGTTAATTTTTTGGGTATTCCGGAAGACCTTATTGCTATTCGGCAACTCACAAAAAAAAACAAGCTTCTTTTAATCGAAGATAGTGCGCAGGCATTTCGGGATCCAGGTGCGACCAATATTTGGTTGGGTGACTTGGTTGTATTGAGTTTTGGGCGTGGTAAACCTGTTAATTTGATGGGCGGTGGTGCAGTTTTATGCCGAGATGATTCTCTTGACGATTATTTGGAACAGCCATTATTGACTGGAAAAAAATCAAAACGTGCTTTTTTGAAGCGAAAAATAAAAGTTTTACTTTATAATCGGCTCATTAATCCGAAAGTCTATTGGTGGATTGAAAAAGCGCCCTTTTTGCAATTAGGTGAAACAAAATATAAAGAGCTTTTATTTATAGGGGGAATGGATTGGAATACGTTTTATGATTTGCCTGCAAACCTGATCGAATATAACGCTCGTGGCGCTGTTGTTGAAAATCGATACAGGCAACTCATGGCAACATTTGATTGTAAAAGTGTGGTTGATGTTGTGGGGTTATGTGATTCTGACGGTGCTTCAAGGTTGCTACGTTATCCGTTACTACTTAAAGATCATGATGATAGAGAGCGTGTTTTGAACGCCTTGCATCAGTCTGGAGTGGGTGTTTCAAAAATGTACGATAAACCGTTACCAAAAATTGATGGCGTGGATATTTTCCTTGAAAAAAAAGGCGATTACCCTAATGCAACTTGCTTTGCAGATAGATTAATAACGCTTCCTGTTCACTCGTATGTGTGTGGTCGCTCATTGAATGCGATCAAGCGTATTTTTAAAAAATAGATCTCTATGCCTCATTCGAAAAAAATAATTAAAGTGATTCATATCGCATCTGGAGATTTATGGGCGGGTGCTGAAGTTCAGTTATACAATCTGGCAAAAGAACTGGATCAGTATTCTGATATTTCACTATCCGTGATTCTTTTAAATCATGGTTTACTCGAACAAAACTTACTTGAACAAAATATAAGCGTAACTGTTTTTGATGAAACCAGGCTCAATACAGTTCAGATTTTATTTAAAATTATAAAGCAGGTTTATAGTCAGAAACCTGATCTGATACACACGCATCGATTTAAAGAAAATATCATTGGTTCTATAGCAACATTGCTTTCTTTGCGTACACTTTCTATTCGAACGTGTCACGGAGCACCAGAATTCACTTTCAATTTTTGGCAGATGCATAAAACTATTATGCAGCGGCTGGATGTGATGTGTGGTAAATATATACAAAAATGTGTGATCTCTGTTTCAGATGAACTGACTCAAAAGTTACAGAAAATTTTTCATAAAAATAGCATTGTGACAATAGAGAATGGCATTGATATTGATGAGGTCGTAAAAAAATCGAAAGCAACTATAGATGCGAATTTTTTTGATGATCGAATAAAAATAGCATTTGTGGGAAGGCTTGTACCTGTCAAACAAATTGATCTTTTCATAGAGATAGCTGCCCACCTGGTAAAAAAGGATCCATCGTTATATGAATTCTATATTTTTGGCGAGGGACCATTGCTTGATGACACAAAAAATCTCATATCACATTACAATATTGGAAATAATGTTTTTTTGATGGGTTTTAAACGAAATGTGTCAGCTTATCTTGCAAAATTAGATTTATTACTGATTACTTCCATGCATGAGGGTCTACCTATGACGCTGTTAGAGGCGCTTGCACTTAAAATTCCAGTGATTTCTACCGCCGTTGGTGGAATACCGGCAGCTTTAGGCACAGGTAAATTCGGTACAATTATTGATCCAGACAACCCAAAACCAAAGTTCATAGAAGAGATCAATTATTTTGCGAACAACAGGACTCCTTTTATTTTCAAGTCAGAAGCAGGGCTTCAGTTTTTGCGGAGTAAGTTGTCATCAAGACACATGGCGGAGAAATATAGGGCAACATACAGTGCAGTGCTACGCTAATATTTCTCCTCCAAAAAGATTAATCAACTTGTTTGTTAACGCTCTTTGAGTATTCACTTTCATTACCAAGAGTATCAATAGCTGTCATTGAGAAAAAGTACTCAGGTAACTGTAAATTTTCAATCATGTAGGAATCAATTCCTATTCCGAATTGTTCGGTTTTATTTTCATATTGTCTTGCTTTAGTCGGTCCGTAATAAATTCTATAACCGTCCAAATCGTTCAGTTCCGATCCGTCAGCATTTTTGGTCGGTGCAGTCCAGCTAATGGTTGCTGTTTTTATGCCTGCTTGCACAGAAAGAGTGAAGGGTTTCAGAGATCTTTTATTTCCAGCGTTATCTGAGACAGAAATAGTCACTTCATATCGAGTAGGGCTAATATCATTGATTGTTGGTTGAGCCGATATTTCCCCTGTATTTTCATTGAAATTGAGCCAGTCAGGAGCACCCTCAATAGAAAACGTTAACTTATCTTTTTCAGGGTCATTAGTAGTGGGTTTGAAGGTGTACTTACGTGTGG
This window harbors:
- a CDS encoding DegT/DnrJ/EryC1/StrS family aminotransferase; translation: MFYQEAVVGELIRFKGVENANAVLESVFGDFKVHYYNSGTAALASAVLAAVRRKKEIHTPEVLIPAYACPDLVSAVVYAGARPVLVDFREDQPRMALEKIAEKITVNSVAVIAVNFLGIPEDLIAIRQLTKKNKLLLIEDSAQAFRDPGATNIWLGDLVVLSFGRGKPVNLMGGGAVLCRDDSLDDYLEQPLLTGKKSKRAFLKRKIKVLLYNRLINPKVYWWIEKAPFLQLGETKYKELLFIGGMDWNTFYDLPANLIEYNARGAVVENRYRQLMATFDCKSVVDVVGLCDSDGASRLLRYPLLLKDHDDRERVLNALHQSGVGVSKMYDKPLPKIDGVDIFLEKKGDYPNATCFADRLITLPVHSYVCGRSLNAIKRIFKK
- a CDS encoding glycosyltransferase, with amino-acid sequence MIHIASGDLWAGAEVQLYNLAKELDQYSDISLSVILLNHGLLEQNLLEQNISVTVFDETRLNTVQILFKIIKQVYSQKPDLIHTHRFKENIIGSIATLLSLRTLSIRTCHGAPEFTFNFWQMHKTIMQRLDVMCGKYIQKCVISVSDELTQKLQKIFHKNSIVTIENGIDIDEVVKKSKATIDANFFDDRIKIAFVGRLVPVKQIDLFIEIAAHLVKKDPSLYEFYIFGEGPLLDDTKNLISHYNIGNNVFLMGFKRNVSAYLAKLDLLLITSMHEGLPMTLLEALALKIPVISTAVGGIPAALGTGKFGTIIDPDNPKPKFIEEINYFANNRTPFIFKSEAGLQFLRSKLSSRHMAEKYRATYSAVLR
- a CDS encoding putative Ig domain-containing protein, which translates into the protein TLSVSDNSKLTASTPFSIMVNKKNLPPTIGGTPSKTTFYATRKYTFKPTTNDPEKDKLTFSIEGAPDWLNFNENTGEISAQPTINDISPTRYEVTISVSDNAGNKRSLKPFTLSVQAGIKTATISWTAPTKNADGSELNDLDGYRIYYGPTKARQYENKTEQFGIGIDSYMIENLQLPEYFFSMTAIDTLGNESEYSKSVNKQVD